Genomic DNA from Nonomuraea rubra:
GTGGGCACGCTGGTCTTTGCCAACGACTTCCGACACCCCGCCGTGCTGGCCAAGGAGACGGCCACGCTCGACCTGCTGTCCGGCGGGCGGCTGGAGGTGGGGATCGGGACCGGGTGGATGGCCGGCGACTACGCGGGCGCCGGGCTGGCGCTGGAGCCGCCCGGGGTGCGGGTCGAGCGGCTGCGGGAGGCCCTGGCCGTGCTCAAGGGGCTCTGGGGGGAGGGGCCGTTCAGCTTCGAGGGACGGCACTACCGGATCTCCGGGCTCGACCAGCGGCCGAAACCGCTGCAGAGCCCGCGACCGCCGCTGGTGATCGGCGCGGGCGGGGCGCGGATGTTGCGGCTGGCGGCCGAGGAGGCCGACGTGGTGAACATCGGGATGCGGGTGCAGGCCGACGGCAGCGGGCCCGACCTGCGTGACGGCGGGCTGCGCGCGCTGCTCGGCAAGCTCGCCGCCGTACGGGAGGCCGCCGGGGAGCGGTACGCGGGCCTCGAACTGGGCACCAGCGTGATCCAGGCGGGCGAGCGGAAGGCCGAGGAGGCGTGGAGCGCGGCCGACAGCACCGCGCTGGACGAGACGCCGCAGGTGTTGCTGGGCACGCGACACGACATCGTCGACAAGCTCCGCTATTGGCGAGATGAGCATGATATTTCGTATTTCGTGCTGCACCACGAGCGGGACCTGACCGCCTTCGAGCCCGTCGTCGAGGAACTGGCCACCTGACCCACCCCGTCCCCGGCTACCTGGCCTCAGGCTGGGAGCGGCCGTGCCCGATGATGGGACTCATGAACGAGATGCTGCTGCTTCGCCACGGTGAGACCGAATGGAGCAAGGCAGGCAAACACACCGGCCGTACCGACCTGCCTTTGACGGAGCACGGCGAGGACCAGGCCAGGGCCCTGGCGCCCCTGGTCAAGGAGCCGTTCGACCTGGTGCTGGTCTCCCCCGCCCAGCGCGCCCGCCGCACGGCGGACCTGGCCGGGCTGACCGGCTACCAGGTGGACGAGGACATGTGGGAGTGGGACTACGGCGGTTACGAGGGGATCACCACGCCGGAGATCCGCAAGACCAGGGCCGGGTGGTACCTGTGGCGTGACGGCGTGATCCAGGGCGACGCCGAGCATCCCGGCGAGAGCGCGGCGCAGGTGGGCGCGCGCGCCGACCGGGTGATCGAGCGGGCCAGGCAGGCGGAGGGGCGGGTGGCGCTGGTGGCGCACGGCCACTTCCTGCGCGTGCTGGCCGCCCGCTGGCTGCGCCTGCCGCCCGAGGACGGCAGGCTGCTGAGGCTGGACACGGGCACCTACTCGCGGCTCGGCTTCGAGCACGCCGAGCCGGTGCTCATGGCTTGGAACGCCCCCGTCAACTCGATGGCGGGCTAGACCCTGGCTAGACCTTCGTGCGCAGGGCCGACTCGTGCAGGGCCCTGCTCACCAGCCAGCCGCGTAAGGACCCCAGGCTGGGGTCGTACGACAGGGGCCGCTCCCAGAGCGCGGTGAACACGTCCTGGGTGACCTCCTCCGCGTACGCCTGGCTGCCGGTGACCTTGACGGCGACGCCGTACACGTACGGGCCGTGCTGGTCGTAGGCGTCGGCCAGCGCGTCGAGGTCGCCGGCCGTCAGCCGCGCGCACAGGTCCATGTCGCTCATCAGTCGCATCCCAGCGTCGCGGCGGCGCGGATCAGGTCGCGGGCGAGCCCGGGATCGCCCTCGGCGGCGTACGGGAAGCAGTCGGGCAGCCATCGGTTGGCCAGCAGCCGGCAGAAGTCCACGGCGTCGGCCGAGACGAGCACGCCGACGTGGTCGGAGGCCGGGGAGAGCGGGACCGTCCAGGTGCCGCCGCCGGGGCCGGTCAGCACGACGGTGGCGGAGACGTCGCGGCGCGGGCCCTTCATCGCGCGCGGCAGCAGGGCCAGGCCGAACTCGGCGATCATGCGCACGTGCTCGGGCCGGGGCGCGGCCCTGGAGCGGTCGGTGGCGGCCCGGATGTCGTCGGCGTGCGTCCACGTCTCGAACGTGCGCTGGACCATGGCCTGGCGCAGCGGCGCGCGGACCGGGGTGGGGCTGGGGCCGGCCAGGGCCACCTCGACGTCCAGCAGCACCTCGGTGCCGGCCGACACGCGCTGCAGCAGGGACCCGGCCTGGTCGCGCCAGCGCCGGTGGATCGGCGCGGCCATCGTGGTCACGCCCGCGCCGGCCACGCCCATGAACCTGGCCACGGTCTCGTCGTTGGCGGCCAGGTGCTCGACGAGCCCCCTGATCGTGCCGTGCCGGGCGATCGGGGCCTCCCAGTCGGGCGCGCTCAGCTCGGCCAGCAGGTCGTCCATGAGCGCGACCTGCTCGGCGTACGGGACCGCGACCGTCGCCACGGGCACCAGGGCCGGGCTGCGGCGCCGGCGCGCCAGGGACATCACGGCCTCGCGCAGCGACGGGGGCGGCTCGGCGGCCGTCTCCGGCCCGTCGAGCAGCGCGATGGCAGCGCTGCAGTCGGGGCACGAGGCGACGTGGTCGTCTGGGCTCTGCCCGTTGTAGAGGTAAGAGTCCGTCATGGCCACCTCCGCAGCCGACGCTAACCCGGCGGGCTCCCTGGTGCCAGGCGGCAGCCGGGGAACGGTGCCAGAAGCGTCTCACGCCAGCGGCCTTCAAGGTAGTCGCGGGCGCGTTTTCCCCAGTCCAGGAGCCGAGAATCCGGCTCGGCCTCGTCGTCGAGGCCGAGTGCCGCGTCGCGGGCGCGCTGGGTGGCCAGGTGGTCGTCGAGGGAGACGGCCCAGAGGGTGACCGCCTCGGTGTCACAGAACAGCACCTCGTACAGGCCGACGAGGGTGTGGCCGTGCTCGGCGAGCATGGGGGCCCGTTCCGTGCGTACGGCGTGCAGGTAGTCGAGCGCGGCCCCGGGGCGTACGCGGGCGTTCTCGAAGAGGTAGAGCTCGGCGGCGGGCGCCTCGGCGAGCGGCGGGCAGCCGGGCACGGCCCCGAGCGGCCGGGAGAACGCGGAGAAGCGCAGGTCGTCGATGTCGGACAGGAACAGGCGCTGGTCGACGCCCTGGTAGATCTCCATCATCTGCCGCCAGCCGCCGTCCCAGCCGCCGTGGCAGTCCCACAGCGTGACGGCCTTGAACTGGGGGTGGCCGGTGATGCCGACCGCGTAGAAGGCGCCGACGAGGTCGATCTCGCGCGACCTGATGGACATGCCGGAGGTGAGCTCCGGGGCCGCGCGCTCCTCGTCCTCGCGCTTGTAGCGGGTCAGCCAGGTGAGGTACTCCAGCGGGCGCCTGGAGTTCATCGGCCGGAAGTCGACCTCCTCGATCAGGTGGATCGCGCGCCGCACCACGCCTCCTCCGACTACCAAGCGATTGCTTGGCTCAGAGGATAGCGATCAGGCAGGCGCTTGGGAAGGCTGGGGCCCCCGTCCCGTGAGCCACTCCAGGACCCTGCGGTGCCCGGACGCGGCGTCCTCGAAGTGGCCCCAGTGCCAGTACCGGGGCTGGTCCCGGATGCCGGTCACCCAGGTGCGGTAGGAGACGGAGGCGCCAGTGGCGGCGGGCGCCACGCCATAGGTGCGGATCACGACCTTGCCGCCCGGCGCGAACAGCACGTCGTCGGCGATCGGATACAGAGTCATCTGGTCGAGCATGACCTGAATCCTGGCCAAAGCACGAGGCCGGGCGGTTACACCACCGGCGCGCCCTCGTTACGCGGGGCGCGCCGGTGTGAACATGCTGTTACACGAGGAGGCCGTCGAACTCTCCGTCCTTCACCCCGAGCACCAGGGCCCGGATCTCGTCGCGGGTATAGATGAGGGCAGGGCCGTCGGGGAAGCGCGAGTTACGCACCGCGATGCCCCCGTCGGGAAGCTCCGCGAGCTCGACGCAGTTGCCCTGCGAGTTGCTGTAGCGGCTCTTGCGCCAGGCGACCTGGGTGAGGTCCGCCGCCGGCATGCCGTTGTAGGTCTGGTTCATCTACATCTTTCTGAGAAGACCGCCGATGAGCTCGACGGTGCCCCCTGGCGTGGTGCTCTCCACGCACAACTGCTCCATGGCCGTGAGGTACGGATCGATGTCCTCACGTTTGTCCAGGTACAGGGCACCCCATAGCTGCTCGACGTAGACAACGTCCGACAAGTCGGACTCGGGAAACCGCAAGATGCTGAACGCGCCCCCCTCAGCGGCATGCTTGCCGAACCTGAAGGGCATCACCTGGAGGGTGATGTTGGGAAGGGCAGCGACTTCCAGCAGATGCTGGAGCTGCTCGGACATGACCTCCCGCCCGCCGATGGTCCGCTTGAGCGCCGCCTCGTCGATGACGGCCCACAGCCGGGGTCCGTCTTTCTGGGTGAAGCGCTCCTGGCGCTGCATGCGCAGGTGCACGCGCCGTTCGATTCTCTCGGAACTCGCATCGGGGTTGCCAAGCTGGAAGACCGAACGCGCATACGAGGCCGTCTGCAGCAGGCCCGGCACGAACTGCACCTCATAGGTACGGATCACGCTGGCCGCCTCCTCCAAACCGATGTACGTGGTGAACCACGACGGCAGTTCGGCCGAGTACTTGTGCCACCACCCGGGGGTGTTGGCCTCGCGCACCATCTCCAGCAGGGCACGGCGTTCGGCATCGTCGACGACGCCGTACAGGGTGAGCAGGTCTTCCACGTCACGTGTCTTGAAGCCCACGCGGCCGAGCTCCATGCGGCTGATCTTGGACTCGGACGCCCGGATGTGGAATCCGGCCTGTGCCCGGTCGAGCCCGCTGGCCTCGCGGAGGCGCCTGAGACTCGCCCCCAGCATGATGCGCCGAACGGTTGAACCGGTCCCGGGCGGATCAATCGACACGTGCTGCTCCTTGGTCCTATCCCGTAAAGGGTCGTTTCCTTGCAACACGATGGGACCGCACCGTTCTCGGCGGCGCCCACCGCACGTAGCGAAGTTGCACCCGCGATACGCCCCTTTTGTGCGGGCGACCGCAGGGTAGCGGAGTATGCACCTACAGTCTGTCACTTCACGGCCGAAAGATCATGGGCCGCGGACAAGATCCCCTTTCCCCCATATTGACCATTTGAGGGCAACCGTAGCGCCTGCACGAGTTGTCTGCACGTGCATTCGCTCTTGCACCTGCACGAGAGTTTGCAGCAGAATGATCACGTGCAATCCACCACGGCACCCGGCCAGTGGACCACGTTCGATTGGTGGCCCCCTGTCGGCTGGTGGCCGGAGGCCGCCCGCGATCTGCTGGTCCCCGGCCCGTCGATGAGCGCCACGTTCGTGCTCCCGCCCACCGCC
This window encodes:
- a CDS encoding TIGR03621 family F420-dependent LLM class oxidoreductase, with the translated sequence MRRFRFGAVVREAESGKAWAEKARRLEGAGFDVLLVPDHLVGPRFAPVAALTAAACATTRLRVGTLVFANDFRHPAVLAKETATLDLLSGGRLEVGIGTGWMAGDYAGAGLALEPPGVRVERLREALAVLKGLWGEGPFSFEGRHYRISGLDQRPKPLQSPRPPLVIGAGGARMLRLAAEEADVVNIGMRVQADGSGPDLRDGGLRALLGKLAAVREAAGERYAGLELGTSVIQAGERKAEEAWSAADSTALDETPQVLLGTRHDIVDKLRYWRDEHDISYFVLHHERDLTAFEPVVEELAT
- a CDS encoding histidine phosphatase family protein, giving the protein MNEMLLLRHGETEWSKAGKHTGRTDLPLTEHGEDQARALAPLVKEPFDLVLVSPAQRARRTADLAGLTGYQVDEDMWEWDYGGYEGITTPEIRKTRAGWYLWRDGVIQGDAEHPGESAAQVGARADRVIERARQAEGRVALVAHGHFLRVLAARWLRLPPEDGRLLRLDTGTYSRLGFEHAEPVLMAWNAPVNSMAG
- a CDS encoding sigma factor, with product MSDMDLCARLTAGDLDALADAYDQHGPYVYGVAVKVTGSQAYAEEVTQDVFTALWERPLSYDPSLGSLRGWLVSRALHESALRTKV
- a CDS encoding maleylpyruvate isomerase family mycothiol-dependent enzyme — protein: MTDSYLYNGQSPDDHVASCPDCSAAIALLDGPETAAEPPPSLREAVMSLARRRRSPALVPVATVAVPYAEQVALMDDLLAELSAPDWEAPIARHGTIRGLVEHLAANDETVARFMGVAGAGVTTMAAPIHRRWRDQAGSLLQRVSAGTEVLLDVEVALAGPSPTPVRAPLRQAMVQRTFETWTHADDIRAATDRSRAAPRPEHVRMIAEFGLALLPRAMKGPRRDVSATVVLTGPGGGTWTVPLSPASDHVGVLVSADAVDFCRLLANRWLPDCFPYAAEGDPGLARDLIRAAATLGCD
- a CDS encoding DUF397 domain-containing protein codes for the protein MNQTYNGMPAADLTQVAWRKSRYSNSQGNCVELAELPDGGIAVRNSRFPDGPALIYTRDEIRALVLGVKDGEFDGLLV
- a CDS encoding helix-turn-helix domain-containing protein, producing MLGASLRRLREASGLDRAQAGFHIRASESKISRMELGRVGFKTRDVEDLLTLYGVVDDAERRALLEMVREANTPGWWHKYSAELPSWFTTYIGLEEAASVIRTYEVQFVPGLLQTASYARSVFQLGNPDASSERIERRVHLRMQRQERFTQKDGPRLWAVIDEAALKRTIGGREVMSEQLQHLLEVAALPNITLQVMPFRFGKHAAEGGAFSILRFPESDLSDVVYVEQLWGALYLDKREDIDPYLTAMEQLCVESTTPGGTVELIGGLLRKM